The following coding sequences lie in one Pseudomonas monsensis genomic window:
- a CDS encoding 4a-hydroxytetrahydrobiopterin dehydratase: MSTLNQAHCEACRADAPQVSDEELPILIKQIPDWNIEVRDSIMQLEKVFLFKNFKHALAFTNAVGEISEAEGHHPGLLTEWGKVTVTWWSHSIKGLHRNDFIMAARTDEVAKTAEGRK, translated from the coding sequence ATGTCCACTTTGAACCAAGCCCACTGCGAAGCCTGCCGCGCCGATGCGCCACAAGTCAGCGATGAAGAACTGCCGATCCTGATCAAGCAGATCCCTGACTGGAACATCGAAGTGCGCGACAGCATCATGCAACTGGAGAAGGTCTTCCTGTTCAAGAACTTCAAGCATGCACTGGCGTTCACCAACGCAGTCGGCGAAATCTCCGAGGCCGAGGGTCACCACCCGGGCCTGCTGACCGAGTGGGGCAAAGTCACCGTGACCTGGTGGAGCCACTCGATCAAGGGCCTGCACCGCAACGACTTCATCATGGCTGCACGCACTGACGAAGTGGCCAAGACCGCAGAAGGACGCAAGTAA
- the phhA gene encoding phenylalanine 4-monooxygenase, whose protein sequence is MKQTQYVAREPDAQGFIDYPAEEHAVWNTLITRQLKVIEGRACQEYLDGIEKLGLPHDRIPQLGEINKVLGETTGWQVARVPALIPFQTFFELLASKQFPVATFIRTREELDYLQEPDIFHEIFGHCPLLTNPWFAEFTHTYGKLGLQATKEERVYLARLYWMTIEFGLVDTPQGKRIYGGGILSSPKETVYCLSDEPEHQPFDPLEAMRTPYRIDILQPLYFVLPNLKRLFDVAHEDIMAMVKQGMQLGLHAPKFPPKPKAA, encoded by the coding sequence ATGAAGCAGACGCAATACGTGGCCCGCGAGCCCGATGCGCAAGGTTTTATCGACTACCCCGCCGAAGAACACGCGGTGTGGAATACGCTGATCACTCGCCAGCTGAAAGTGATCGAAGGGCGTGCTTGCCAGGAGTACCTGGACGGTATCGAGAAACTCGGTCTGCCACACGACCGCATTCCGCAACTGGGCGAGATCAACAAAGTGCTCGGCGAGACCACCGGCTGGCAGGTCGCCCGCGTCCCGGCGCTGATCCCCTTCCAGACCTTTTTCGAATTGCTCGCCAGCAAACAGTTTCCGGTGGCCACCTTCATTCGCACCCGCGAAGAGCTGGACTACCTGCAAGAGCCAGACATTTTCCACGAGATCTTCGGCCACTGCCCGCTGCTGACCAACCCGTGGTTCGCCGAATTCACCCACACCTACGGCAAGCTCGGCCTGCAGGCCACCAAGGAAGAGCGCGTGTATCTGGCGCGCCTGTACTGGATGACCATCGAGTTTGGCCTGGTCGACACCCCGCAAGGCAAACGCATCTACGGCGGCGGCATCCTGTCCTCGCCGAAAGAGACCGTTTATTGCCTGTCGGACGAGCCTGAGCATCAGCCGTTCGATCCGCTGGAAGCCATGCGCACGCCGTATCGCATCGACATCCTGCAGCCGTTGTACTTTGTCCTGCCGAACCTCAAGCGCCTGTTCGACGTGGCCCATGAAGACATCATGGCCATGGTCAAGCAAGGCATGCAGCTGGGTCTGCACGCGCCGAAATTTCCGCCGAAACCGAAAGCCGCGTGA
- a CDS encoding sigma-54-dependent transcriptional regulator: MRIKVHCQNRIGILRDILNLLVAYGINVARGEVGGEHGNAIYLHCPNLINIQFQALRPKFEAIAGVFGVKRVGLMPSERRHMELNALLGALEFPVLSIDMGGSIVAANRAAAQLLGVRVDEVPGIPLSRYAEDFDLPELVRANKSRINGMRVKVKGGIFLADIAPLQSEHDDSEAMAGAVLTLHRADRVGERIYNVRKQELRGFDSIFQSSKVMAAVVREARRMAPLDAPLLIEGETGTGKELLARACHLASPRGQSPLMALNCAGLPESMAETELFGYGPGAFEGARAEGKLGLLELTAGGTLFLDGVGEMSPRLQVKLLRFLQDGCFRRVGSDEEVYLDVRVICATQVDLSELCARGEFRQDLYHRLNVLSLHIPPLRECLDGLTPLVEHFLDQASRQIGCSLPKLAPAAMDRLSHYHWPGNVRQLENVLFQAVSLCEGGTVKAEHIRLPDYGVRQPLGDFSLEGGLDEIVGRFEKAVLERLYSEHPSSRQLGKRLGVSHTTIANKLREYEVGKDPEN, from the coding sequence ATGCGCATCAAAGTCCATTGCCAGAACCGCATCGGCATCCTGCGCGACATTCTCAACTTGCTGGTCGCCTACGGGATCAACGTGGCGCGCGGTGAAGTGGGTGGCGAGCATGGCAACGCGATCTATCTGCATTGCCCGAACCTGATCAACATCCAGTTTCAGGCGCTGCGGCCGAAGTTCGAGGCGATTGCCGGGGTGTTTGGTGTCAAGCGTGTCGGTTTGATGCCGAGCGAGCGTCGGCACATGGAATTGAATGCCTTGCTCGGTGCGCTGGAGTTTCCGGTGTTGTCGATCGACATGGGCGGCTCGATTGTCGCCGCCAACCGTGCGGCGGCGCAGTTGCTCGGGGTGCGCGTCGATGAGGTGCCGGGGATACCGCTGTCGCGTTATGCCGAAGATTTCGACCTGCCGGAACTGGTGCGCGCCAACAAGTCGCGCATCAATGGCATGCGGGTCAAGGTCAAGGGCGGCATCTTTCTGGCTGATATCGCGCCGCTGCAATCGGAGCATGACGACAGCGAAGCGATGGCCGGCGCGGTGCTGACACTGCACCGTGCCGACCGGGTTGGCGAGCGTATCTACAACGTACGCAAACAGGAGTTGCGCGGCTTCGACAGCATCTTCCAGAGCTCGAAAGTGATGGCGGCGGTGGTGCGTGAAGCCCGGCGCATGGCGCCGCTGGATGCGCCGCTGTTGATCGAAGGCGAGACCGGCACCGGCAAAGAGTTGCTGGCGCGTGCCTGCCATCTCGCCAGCCCGCGTGGGCAATCGCCGTTGATGGCGCTCAATTGCGCCGGCTTGCCGGAGTCCATGGCCGAGACCGAGCTGTTCGGTTACGGGCCGGGCGCGTTCGAAGGGGCGCGCGCCGAAGGCAAGCTCGGCCTGCTGGAACTGACGGCGGGCGGTACGCTGTTTCTCGATGGCGTTGGCGAGATGAGCCCGCGCCTTCAAGTGAAACTGCTGCGCTTTTTGCAGGACGGTTGCTTCCGGCGGGTCGGCAGCGATGAAGAGGTGTATCTGGATGTGCGGGTGATCTGCGCGACTCAGGTGGACTTGTCCGAACTGTGCGCACGCGGCGAGTTTCGCCAGGATCTGTATCACCGTTTGAATGTGCTGTCGCTGCACATCCCGCCCTTGCGCGAATGCCTCGACGGGTTGACGCCACTGGTGGAGCACTTCCTCGATCAGGCCAGTCGGCAGATCGGTTGCTCGCTGCCGAAACTGGCGCCGGCGGCGATGGATCGTCTCAGTCATTACCATTGGCCGGGTAACGTGCGGCAGTTGGAGAACGTGCTGTTCCAGGCGGTTTCGCTGTGCGAGGGCGGCACGGTGAAGGCTGAGCATATTCGCCTGCCGGATTACGGTGTGCGTCAGCCGCTTGGCGATTTCTCGCTTGAAGGTGGTCTGGACGAGATTGTCGGGCGTTTCGAAAAAGCGGTGCTGGAGCGACTGTATTCCGAACATCCAAGCAGCCGGCAGTTGGGCAAGCGGCTGGGGGTTTCGCACACCACGATTGCCAACAAGCTGCGCGAATATGAAGTGGGCAAAGACCCCGAAAACTAA
- a CDS encoding flagellar basal body rod protein FlgF, protein MDKYLYVAMTGASQNALAQKAHANNLANISTNGFQRDLEQARSMPVFGDSFPARAFAMSERPATDFTPGSLVQTGRDLDVAVTGNGWIAVQNPNGGESYVRTGSLNVDALGVLRAGNGMPVMGNGGPIAVPPEQQIEVGEDGTISIRAMGEGPRVMAEVDRIKLVNPDIKNMNKGLDGSIYTKDGQPAPADANVKLVSGFLESSNVNAVEEMTSVLALAKQFELHVKMMNTAKDDDQAMARVLQIS, encoded by the coding sequence GTGGACAAGTACCTTTATGTGGCAATGACCGGCGCCAGCCAGAACGCACTGGCGCAAAAGGCCCATGCCAACAACCTGGCGAACATCTCCACCAACGGTTTTCAGCGCGACCTGGAGCAGGCGCGTTCGATGCCGGTGTTCGGTGACAGCTTTCCGGCGCGTGCCTTTGCCATGAGCGAACGCCCGGCCACGGATTTCACCCCGGGCTCGCTGGTACAGACCGGCCGTGACCTCGATGTCGCCGTCACCGGCAATGGCTGGATCGCCGTGCAGAACCCGAACGGCGGCGAAAGCTACGTGCGCACCGGCAGCCTCAACGTCGACGCCCTCGGCGTGCTGCGCGCCGGCAACGGCATGCCGGTGATGGGCAATGGCGGTCCGATCGCCGTGCCGCCCGAGCAGCAGATCGAAGTCGGCGAAGACGGCACCATCAGTATTCGTGCGATGGGCGAAGGCCCGCGCGTCATGGCGGAAGTCGACCGGATCAAGCTGGTCAACCCGGACATCAAGAACATGAACAAGGGCCTCGACGGCTCGATTTACACCAAGGACGGCCAGCCTGCGCCGGCCGACGCCAACGTCAAACTGGTGTCGGGTTTCCTCGAGTCGAGCAACGTCAACGCCGTGGAAGAAATGACTTCGGTGCTGGCCCTGGCCAAGCAGTTCGAATTGCACGTCAAGATGATGAACACCGCCAAAGACGACGACCAGGCCATGGCTCGGGTCTTGCAGATCAGCTAA
- the flgG gene encoding flagellar basal-body rod protein FlgG: protein MLPALWVAKTGLSAQDTNLTTISNNLANVSTTGFKRDRAEFQDLLYQIKRQPGAQSTQDSELPSGLQVGTGVRIVGTQKNFTAGSLQTTEQPLDMAIDGRGFFQILQPDGTTSYTRDGTFHLDSNGQIVNASGFALEPAIVIPNDAQTFTVGRDGTVSITIAGNPASQVIGNLQTADFINPAGLQAVGNNLFLETAASGAPQVGTPGLNGFGTMLQNTLETSNVSTVEEMVNMITTQRAYEMNSKVISTADQMLSFVTQNL from the coding sequence ATGCTTCCGGCTCTATGGGTTGCCAAAACCGGTCTGTCCGCCCAGGACACCAACCTGACCACCATTTCCAACAACCTGGCGAACGTCTCGACCACGGGTTTCAAACGTGACCGCGCCGAGTTCCAGGACCTGCTGTATCAGATCAAGCGTCAGCCAGGCGCCCAGTCGACCCAGGACAGCGAACTGCCGTCCGGTCTGCAGGTGGGTACCGGTGTGCGCATCGTCGGCACGCAGAAAAACTTCACCGCCGGCAGCCTGCAAACCACCGAGCAGCCGCTGGACATGGCCATCGACGGTCGTGGTTTCTTCCAGATCCTGCAGCCGGACGGCACCACGTCCTACACCCGTGACGGTACGTTCCACCTCGATTCCAATGGCCAGATCGTCAACGCCAGCGGTTTCGCCCTGGAACCGGCCATCGTCATTCCGAACGATGCCCAGACCTTCACCGTAGGCCGCGACGGCACCGTGTCGATCACCATTGCCGGCAACCCGGCGTCCCAGGTGATCGGCAACCTGCAAACCGCCGACTTCATCAACCCGGCCGGTCTGCAAGCGGTGGGCAACAACCTGTTCCTGGAAACCGCCGCTTCCGGTGCGCCGCAAGTCGGTACCCCGGGCCTGAACGGTTTCGGCACCATGCTGCAGAACACTCTGGAAACCTCGAACGTCAGCACTGTTGAGGAGATGGTCAACATGATCACCACTCAGCGCGCCTACGAGATGAACTCCAAAGTGATCTCCACCGCCGACCAGATGCTCTCGTTCGTAACGCAGAATCTGTAA
- the flgH gene encoding flagellar basal body L-ring protein FlgH encodes MKRFVSVLALGGVVSLAGCVAPTPKPNDPYYAPVLPRTPLPAAANNGSIYQAGFEQNLYSDRKAFRVGDIITITLNEKTQASKNANSQVAKNSKTGIGLTSLFGGSGTTNNPLGGNDLSLDVGYSGDRATKGDSKAAQGNTLTGSITVTVADVLPNGIIAVRGEKWMTLNTGDELVRIAGLVRADDIATDNTVSSTRVADARITYSGTGSFADASQPGWFDRFFLSPLFPF; translated from the coding sequence ATGAAACGCTTCGTATCTGTTCTGGCATTGGGTGGGGTCGTCTCGCTCGCGGGCTGCGTCGCGCCGACGCCCAAGCCCAATGACCCTTACTACGCCCCGGTGTTGCCGCGCACGCCATTGCCGGCTGCGGCCAACAACGGCTCGATCTATCAGGCCGGCTTCGAGCAGAACCTGTACAGCGACCGCAAGGCGTTCCGCGTCGGTGACATCATCACCATCACGCTGAACGAGAAGACTCAGGCGAGCAAGAACGCCAACTCGCAAGTGGCCAAGAACAGCAAGACCGGCATCGGCCTGACGTCGTTGTTCGGCGGCAGCGGTACCACCAACAACCCGTTGGGCGGTAACGACCTGAGCCTGGACGTCGGCTACAGCGGCGACCGTGCGACCAAAGGCGACAGCAAGGCGGCGCAGGGCAACACCCTGACCGGTTCGATCACCGTGACCGTGGCTGACGTGCTGCCCAACGGCATCATCGCCGTGCGCGGCGAGAAGTGGATGACCCTCAACACCGGCGACGAGTTGGTGCGGATCGCAGGTCTGGTGCGCGCTGATGACATTGCCACCGACAACACCGTGTCGTCGACCCGTGTCGCCGATGCGCGTATCACCTACTCGGGCACCGGTTCGTTTGCCGATGCGAGTCAGCCAGGCTGGTTCGACCGTTTCTTCCTCAGCCCGCTGTTCCCTTTCTAG
- a CDS encoding flagellar basal body P-ring protein FlgI, which translates to MLAAALLSAAFGAHAERLKDIASISGVRSNQLIGYGLVVGLNGTGDQTTQTPFTLQTFNNMLSQFGIKVPPGSGNVQLKNVAAVSVSADLPAFAKPGQQVDITVSSIGNSKSLRGGTLLLTPLKGIDGNVYAIAQGNLVVGGFDAEGRDGSKITVNVPSAGRIPGGASVERSVPSGFNQGNSLTLNLNRSDFTTAKRIVDKINDMLGPGVAQAIDGGSIRVTAPLDPSQRVDYLSILENLEVDPGQAVAKVIINSRTGTIVIGQNVKVSPAAVTHGSLTVTITEDPIVSQPGPLSNGQTAVVPRSRVNAQQEAKPMFKFGPGTTLDEIVRAVNQVGAAPGDLMAILEALKQAGALQADLIVI; encoded by the coding sequence ATGCTGGCTGCGGCCCTGTTGTCCGCAGCCTTTGGTGCCCACGCCGAGCGGCTGAAAGATATCGCCAGCATTTCCGGCGTGCGTTCCAACCAGTTGATCGGTTACGGCCTGGTGGTCGGGCTTAACGGCACCGGCGACCAGACGACACAGACCCCGTTCACCCTGCAGACCTTCAACAACATGCTCTCGCAGTTCGGCATCAAGGTGCCGCCGGGATCGGGCAACGTGCAGTTGAAAAACGTTGCGGCGGTGTCGGTAAGTGCCGATCTGCCGGCGTTCGCCAAACCGGGTCAGCAGGTCGACATCACCGTGTCGTCCATCGGTAACTCCAAGAGCCTGCGCGGCGGCACCCTGTTGCTGACCCCGCTCAAGGGTATCGACGGTAACGTCTACGCCATCGCTCAGGGCAACCTGGTGGTCGGTGGTTTCGACGCCGAAGGGCGCGACGGTTCGAAGATCACCGTCAACGTTCCGTCGGCCGGTCGTATTCCCGGCGGTGCTTCGGTCGAGCGTTCGGTGCCGAGCGGTTTCAACCAGGGCAACAGCCTGACGCTGAACCTCAACCGTTCCGACTTCACCACCGCCAAGCGCATCGTCGACAAGATCAACGACATGCTCGGCCCTGGCGTGGCGCAAGCCATCGACGGCGGTTCGATCCGCGTCACTGCACCGCTTGATCCGAGCCAGCGCGTCGACTACCTGTCGATCCTGGAAAACCTTGAGGTCGATCCGGGCCAGGCCGTGGCGAAAGTCATCATCAACTCGCGTACTGGCACCATCGTCATCGGCCAGAACGTGAAGGTCTCGCCGGCCGCCGTGACCCACGGCAGCCTGACCGTGACCATCACCGAAGACCCGATCGTCAGCCAGCCAGGTCCGTTGTCCAACGGCCAGACCGCCGTCGTGCCGCGTTCGCGGGTCAATGCCCAGCAAGAAGCCAAGCCGATGTTCAAGTTCGGTCCGGGCACCACCCTCGACGAGATCGTGCGGGCGGTGAACCAGGTCGGCGCGGCACCGGGTGACTTGATGGCCATTCTTGAAGCACTGAAACAGGCCGGCGCGTTGCAAGCCGACCTGATCGTGATCTGA
- the flgJ gene encoding flagellar assembly peptidoglycan hydrolase FlgJ: protein MDMRKSGLVSSNDSGSYSDLNRLNQLKVGDKNSDANMRKVAQEFESLFLGEMLKSMRSATEALGQDNPLNTPAAKQYQEMYDQQLAVSLSREGGGIGLADVLMRQMSKNKPMAPGEAAAASAAKQEEAKAKAAAVVTPVAAGTVATHGPLSRLNGERPLWASRSVNAPNTDISHRNDMALINQRRLALPPKLADRLLAGLVPSATPTAASQLPQRAATAATTGAGPLYNGDWLARAENEKASGGSMQVYGRAMAQIPLAPAKKAFSSADEFVNTMLPMAKEAADRIGVDPRYLVAQAALETGWGKSVMRAQDGSSSHNLFGIKASSNWKGDSARAITSEFRNGEMVKETAEFRSYASYKDSFHDLVTLLQSNNRYQDVLKSADNPEQFVRELQKAGYATDPNYASKISQIAKQMNVNQNYAAAGVSTTPL, encoded by the coding sequence ATGGATATGCGCAAGAGCGGTCTGGTCAGCAGCAACGATTCGGGTTCGTACTCGGACCTCAATCGCCTGAACCAGCTCAAGGTCGGTGACAAGAACAGCGATGCGAACATGCGCAAAGTGGCGCAGGAATTCGAATCGCTGTTCCTCGGTGAAATGCTCAAGTCGATGCGTTCGGCCACTGAAGCGCTGGGCCAGGACAACCCGCTCAACACGCCGGCAGCCAAGCAGTATCAGGAAATGTACGACCAGCAATTGGCGGTGTCGTTGTCGCGCGAGGGCGGTGGTATTGGCCTGGCCGACGTGTTGATGCGCCAGATGTCGAAGAACAAACCGATGGCGCCGGGTGAGGCTGCAGCGGCGTCCGCCGCCAAGCAGGAAGAAGCCAAAGCCAAGGCTGCCGCCGTGGTCACACCGGTGGCTGCTGGCACTGTCGCCACCCACGGGCCGTTGTCACGCCTCAATGGCGAACGTCCGTTGTGGGCATCGCGTTCGGTGAATGCGCCGAACACCGATATTTCTCACCGTAATGACATGGCGCTGATCAACCAGCGTCGTCTGGCCTTGCCGCCGAAACTGGCCGATCGGTTGCTGGCCGGTCTGGTGCCGTCGGCCACGCCGACCGCCGCCAGTCAATTGCCGCAACGCGCCGCGACCGCCGCCACGACCGGCGCCGGACCGCTGTACAACGGCGACTGGCTGGCACGTGCCGAAAACGAAAAAGCCTCCGGCGGGTCGATGCAGGTCTATGGCCGCGCAATGGCGCAGATTCCCTTGGCGCCGGCGAAAAAAGCCTTCAGTTCTGCCGACGAATTCGTCAACACCATGCTGCCGATGGCCAAGGAAGCCGCCGACCGTATCGGCGTCGATCCGCGCTATCTGGTGGCGCAGGCGGCATTGGAAACCGGTTGGGGCAAATCGGTCATGCGCGCCCAGGATGGCAGCAGCAGCCACAACCTGTTTGGTATCAAGGCCAGCAGTAACTGGAAGGGCGATTCGGCCCGGGCGATCACCAGCGAATTCCGCAACGGGGAGATGGTCAAGGAGACGGCCGAGTTCCGTTCCTACGCTTCGTACAAGGACAGCTTCCACGATCTGGTGACTTTGCTGCAGAGCAATAATCGCTATCAAGATGTGCTGAAGTCGGCCGATAACCCAGAACAGTTTGTACGCGAGTTGCAAAAGGCCGGTTACGCCACCGACCCGAACTACGCGAGCAAGATTTCGCAGATTGCCAAGCAGATGAACGTTAACCAGAACTACGCTGCGGCGGGCGTTTCGACAACGCCTCTATAA